One segment of Hippopotamus amphibius kiboko isolate mHipAmp2 chromosome 2, mHipAmp2.hap2, whole genome shotgun sequence DNA contains the following:
- the LOC130845663 gene encoding ubiquitin-like protein FUBI, which yields MQLFVRAQELHTLEVTGQETVAQIKAHVASLEGIAPEDQVLLLAGTPLEDEATLGQCGVEALSTLEVAGRMLGGKVHGSLAHAGKVRGQTPQVAKQEKKKKKTSRAKRRMQYNWCFVNVVPTFGKKGPNANS from the coding sequence ATGCAGCTCTTTGTCCGCGCCCAGGAATTACACACACTCGAGGTGACCGGTCAGGAGACGGTCGCCCAGATCAAGGCTCATGTAGCTTCGTTGGAGGGCATCGCGCCAGAAGATCAAGTCCTGCTCCTGGCAGGCACGCCCTTAGAGGATGAGGCTACCCTGGGCCAGTGTGGGGTGGAGGCCCTGAGCACTCTGGAAGTAGCCGGTCGCATGCTTGGAGGTAAAGTCCATGGTTCCCTGGCCCATGCTGGGAAAGTAAGAGGTCAGACTCCCCAGGTGgccaaacaagagaaaaagaagaagaagaccaGCCGGGCCAAGAGGCGTATGCAGTACAACTGGTGCTTTGTCAATGTTGTGCCCACCTTTGGCAAGAAGGGCCCCAATGCCAACTCTTAA